In Desulfurellaceae bacterium, a genomic segment contains:
- a CDS encoding BolA family transcriptional regulator yields MPEPITAEEISQLIVQGIPDAEVKIRDLTGGGDHYEALVISASFQGKMKVARHRMVYGALQDAMVERIHALKLSTLTPQEAEAETASVLSIQPGKAS; encoded by the coding sequence ATGCCCGAACCGATTACGGCTGAGGAAATCAGCCAGCTTATTGTCCAGGGGATTCCTGACGCCGAGGTCAAAATCCGCGACCTGACCGGGGGCGGGGATCACTACGAAGCGCTCGTCATCTCGGCGTCGTTTCAGGGAAAAATGAAAGTCGCCCGTCACCGAATGGTGTACGGGGCGCTGCAAGACGCGATGGTGGAACGGATCCACGCCCTGAAGCTCAGCACCCTCACCCCCCAAGAGGCGGAGGCTGAGACAGCCAGCGTCTTAAGCATACAGCCCGGCAAAGCGTCCTGA